The following proteins are encoded in a genomic region of Syngnathoides biaculeatus isolate LvHL_M chromosome 15, ASM1980259v1, whole genome shotgun sequence:
- the dek gene encoding protein DEK isoform X2: protein MLNLMSAPFVRHRHLCRMDFANFLFKHQSGDAVLNNMADRTSEAADEPPETSREDASAAKKSTSGDVIVEGKRAKKSVQRLDMQAPKHKEKLTIAQGNGDKLGDIPRTNFHIGKLKPEDLKPLHAILFERPGKTASIKKNLRLFNGFPFHAGSERYLKKRDKLLKNSHFTNTKLKLLCGILDLEKKGTRAELVERIVTFLLAPKNNGKRLPVKKKKRSKRKAAAAEDSVANGKKTKSEAKSGRVSLAGPKKSKAGSKSKAIVMDSSSDDEDREEKAADGEASHAGDESTRKSPDQAEEEERPDGSGEDAGTDDTSDGDGPSDGELTETVRALLADADLRETTVKIICQRVFAAFPDHDLSGRKDFIRGAVKSLIT, encoded by the exons atgctgaATTTGATGTCGGCGCCGTTCGTACGTCATCGCCATTTGTGTCGAATGGATTTTGCTAACTTTTTATTCAAGCATCAGA GCGGCGACGCGGTTCTGAACAACATGGCGGACCGAACGTCGGAAGCTGCGGACGAGCCGCCGGAGACGTCGCGGGAAGATGCGTCCGCCGCCAAGAAAAGCACGTCAG GCGACGTGATTGTGGAGGGGAAGCGCGCCAAGAAGAGCGTCCAGCGACTGGACATGCAAGCGCCCAAACACAAGGAGAAGCTGACCATCGCGCAAG GAAACGGCGACAAGCTGGGAGACATCCCGCGCACCAACTTCCACATCGGCAAACTCAAGCCCGAAGACCTCAAGCCTCTGCACGCCATCTTGTTTGAGCGGCCGGGGAAG ACGGCGAGCATCAAGAAGAACTTGCGCCTCTTCAACGGCTTCCCGTTCCACGCGGGCAGCGAGCGCTACCTCAAGAAGCGAGACAAACTCCTCAA GAACTCGCACTTCACCAACACCAAACTCAAGCTGCTCTGCGGCATCCTGGACCTGGAGAAGAAAGGGACTCGGGCGGAACTGGTGGAGCGGATCGTCACCTTCTTGCTAGCGCCCAAGAACAACGGAAAG CGTCTTcccgtgaagaagaagaagcgatcCAAGAggaaagcggcggcggcggaggactCGGTCGCCAACGGCAAGAAGACGAAGAGCGAGGCCAAGAGCGGCCGCGTCTCCTTGGCCGGTCCCAAAAAGTCCAAAGCAGGAAGCAAGTCCAAGGCCATCGTCATGGACTCCAGCAGCGACGACGAGGACCGCGAGGAGAAAGCGGCGGACGGCGAAGCTTCGCACGCGGGGGACGAGTCCACCCGAAAAAGTCCGGATCAG gccgaggaggaggagcgaCCCGACGGCAGCGGCGAGGACGCCGGCACAG ACGACACGTCGGACGGGGACGGGCCGAGCGACGGCGAGCTGACGGAGACGGTTCGCGCGCTCCTCGCCGACGCCGACCTCCGGGAGACCACCGTGAAGATCATCTGCCAGCGG GTGTTCGCCGCCTTTCCTGACCACGATCTGAGCGGCAGGAAGGACTTCATCAGAGGCGCCGTCAAGTCT CTCATCACGTGA
- the snx6 gene encoding sorting nexin-6 isoform X2 has protein sequence MMEGLDDGPDFLSEEDRGPRAVNVDLQTDATLQVDISDALSERDKVKFTVHTKSTLPSFKQNEFSVVRQHEEFIWLHDSFVENEDYAGYIIPPAPPRPDFDASREKLQKLGEGEGSMTKEEFTKMKQELEAEYLAIFKKTVAMHEVFLCRVAAHPSLRKDLNFHVFLEYNQDLSVRGKNKKEKLEDFFKNVVKSADGVLVAGVKDVDDFFEHEKTFLLEYHNRVKDASAKSDRMIRSHKNAADDINRMASCLYALGTQDSTDLCKFFLKVSELFEKTRKIEARVAADEDLKLADLLKYYLRESQAAKDLLYRRSRALLDYENANKALDKARAKNRDVLQADTGQQVCCRKFDKISESAKQELIDFKTRRVAAFRKNLVELAELELKHAKGNLQLFQSCLGVLKGNT, from the exons ATGATG GAAGGACTGGACGACGGACCAGACTTCCTCTCCGAGGAGGACCGAGGA CCCAGGGCGGTCAACGTGGACCTCCAGACGGACGCCACGCTGCAGGTGGACATCTCGGACGCCCTCAGCGAGAGGGACAAGGTCAAGTTCACCGTGCACACCAAG AGCACGCTGCCCAGCTTCAAGCAGAACGAGTTCTCTGTCGTCCGTCAGCACGAAGAGTTCATTTGGCTGCACGACTCCTTCGTGGAGAACGAAGACTACGCCGGATACATt ATCCCGCCCGCCCCGCCCAGACCCGACTTTGACGCCTCCAGAGAGAAGCTGCAAAAGTTGGGCGAGGGCGAGGGCTCCATGACCAAGGAGGAGTTTACCAAGATGAAGCAGGAACTCGAAGC AGAATACTTGGCCATCTTTAAGAAGACGGTCGCCATGCACGAGGTCTTCCTGTGTCGCGTGGCGGCGCATCCCAGCCTCAGGAAGGACCTCAACTTCCACGTCTTCCTGGAGTACAACCAGGAC CTGAGCGTGCGAGGGAAGAACAAGAAGGAGAAGCTGGAGGACTTCTTCAAAAACGTGGTGAAGTCGGCAGACGGCGTCCTGGTGGCGGGCGTCAAG GACGTGGACGACTTTTTCGAGCACGAGAAGACTTTTTTGCTGGAGTATCACAACAGAGTGAAAGACGCCTCGGCCAAGTCGGACAGGATGATCCGCTCCCACAAGA ACGCCGCCGACGACATCAACAGAATGGCGTCGTGTTTGTACGCGTTGGGAACGCAGGACTCCACGGACCTGTGCAA GTTCTTCCTCAAAGTGTCGGAGCTCTTTGAGAAGACCAGG AAAATCGAAGCTCGGGTGGCCGCCGACGAGGACTTGAAGTTGGCCGACTTGTTGAAATATTACCTGAGGGAGTCGCAGGCTGCAAAG GACCTTCTATACCGTCGGAGTAGAGCGCTGCTGGACTACGAGAACGCCAACAAGGCTTTGGACAAAGCTCGCGCCAAGAACCGCGACGTCCTCCAGGCGGACACCGGCCAGCAAGTGTGCTGCCGCAAGTTTGACAAGATCTCGGAGTCCGCCAAGCAAG AGCTTATCGACTTCAAGACGAGGCGAGTGGCAGCATTCAGGAAGAACCTGGTGGAGTTAGCGGAGCTGGAGCTTAAACATGCCAAG GGGAACTTACAGTTGTTCCAGAgctgcctgggagtcctgaaAGGAaacacttaa
- the dek gene encoding protein DEK isoform X1, translating to MLNLMSAPFVRHRHLCRMDFANFLFKHQSGDAVLNNMADRTSEAADEPPETSREDASAAKKSTSGDVIVEGKRAKKSVQRLDMQAPKHKEKLTIAQGNGDKLGDIPRTNFHIGKLKPEDLKPLHAILFERPGKTASIKKNLRLFNGFPFHAGSERYLKKRDKLLKNSHFTNTKLKLLCGILDLEKKGTRAELVERIVTFLLAPKNNGKRLPVKKKKRSKRKAAAAEDSVANGKKTKSEAKSGRVSLAGPKKSKAGSKSKAIVMDSSSDDEDREEKAADGEASHAGDESTRKSPDQVTRSKKRSRNSAKKTSPVRKRVKRDLADDDQKAEEEERPDGSGEDAGTDDTSDGDGPSDGELTETVRALLADADLRETTVKIICQRVFAAFPDHDLSGRKDFIRGAVKSLIT from the exons atgctgaATTTGATGTCGGCGCCGTTCGTACGTCATCGCCATTTGTGTCGAATGGATTTTGCTAACTTTTTATTCAAGCATCAGA GCGGCGACGCGGTTCTGAACAACATGGCGGACCGAACGTCGGAAGCTGCGGACGAGCCGCCGGAGACGTCGCGGGAAGATGCGTCCGCCGCCAAGAAAAGCACGTCAG GCGACGTGATTGTGGAGGGGAAGCGCGCCAAGAAGAGCGTCCAGCGACTGGACATGCAAGCGCCCAAACACAAGGAGAAGCTGACCATCGCGCAAG GAAACGGCGACAAGCTGGGAGACATCCCGCGCACCAACTTCCACATCGGCAAACTCAAGCCCGAAGACCTCAAGCCTCTGCACGCCATCTTGTTTGAGCGGCCGGGGAAG ACGGCGAGCATCAAGAAGAACTTGCGCCTCTTCAACGGCTTCCCGTTCCACGCGGGCAGCGAGCGCTACCTCAAGAAGCGAGACAAACTCCTCAA GAACTCGCACTTCACCAACACCAAACTCAAGCTGCTCTGCGGCATCCTGGACCTGGAGAAGAAAGGGACTCGGGCGGAACTGGTGGAGCGGATCGTCACCTTCTTGCTAGCGCCCAAGAACAACGGAAAG CGTCTTcccgtgaagaagaagaagcgatcCAAGAggaaagcggcggcggcggaggactCGGTCGCCAACGGCAAGAAGACGAAGAGCGAGGCCAAGAGCGGCCGCGTCTCCTTGGCCGGTCCCAAAAAGTCCAAAGCAGGAAGCAAGTCCAAGGCCATCGTCATGGACTCCAGCAGCGACGACGAGGACCGCGAGGAGAAAGCGGCGGACGGCGAAGCTTCGCACGCGGGGGACGAGTCCACCCGAAAAAGTCCGGATCAG GTGACCCGCTCCAAAAAGCGCTCCAGGAACTCGGCCAAGAAGACTTCGCCTGTGCGCAAGCGAGTCAAGAGGGACCTCGCTGACGACGACCAgaag gccgaggaggaggagcgaCCCGACGGCAGCGGCGAGGACGCCGGCACAG ACGACACGTCGGACGGGGACGGGCCGAGCGACGGCGAGCTGACGGAGACGGTTCGCGCGCTCCTCGCCGACGCCGACCTCCGGGAGACCACCGTGAAGATCATCTGCCAGCGG GTGTTCGCCGCCTTTCCTGACCACGATCTGAGCGGCAGGAAGGACTTCATCAGAGGCGCCGTCAAGTCT CTCATCACGTGA
- the snx6 gene encoding sorting nexin-6 isoform X1, with product MMQEGLDDGPDFLSEEDRGPRAVNVDLQTDATLQVDISDALSERDKVKFTVHTKSTLPSFKQNEFSVVRQHEEFIWLHDSFVENEDYAGYIIPPAPPRPDFDASREKLQKLGEGEGSMTKEEFTKMKQELEAEYLAIFKKTVAMHEVFLCRVAAHPSLRKDLNFHVFLEYNQDLSVRGKNKKEKLEDFFKNVVKSADGVLVAGVKDVDDFFEHEKTFLLEYHNRVKDASAKSDRMIRSHKNAADDINRMASCLYALGTQDSTDLCKFFLKVSELFEKTRKIEARVAADEDLKLADLLKYYLRESQAAKDLLYRRSRALLDYENANKALDKARAKNRDVLQADTGQQVCCRKFDKISESAKQELIDFKTRRVAAFRKNLVELAELELKHAKGNLQLFQSCLGVLKGNT from the exons ATGATG CAGGAAGGACTGGACGACGGACCAGACTTCCTCTCCGAGGAGGACCGAGGA CCCAGGGCGGTCAACGTGGACCTCCAGACGGACGCCACGCTGCAGGTGGACATCTCGGACGCCCTCAGCGAGAGGGACAAGGTCAAGTTCACCGTGCACACCAAG AGCACGCTGCCCAGCTTCAAGCAGAACGAGTTCTCTGTCGTCCGTCAGCACGAAGAGTTCATTTGGCTGCACGACTCCTTCGTGGAGAACGAAGACTACGCCGGATACATt ATCCCGCCCGCCCCGCCCAGACCCGACTTTGACGCCTCCAGAGAGAAGCTGCAAAAGTTGGGCGAGGGCGAGGGCTCCATGACCAAGGAGGAGTTTACCAAGATGAAGCAGGAACTCGAAGC AGAATACTTGGCCATCTTTAAGAAGACGGTCGCCATGCACGAGGTCTTCCTGTGTCGCGTGGCGGCGCATCCCAGCCTCAGGAAGGACCTCAACTTCCACGTCTTCCTGGAGTACAACCAGGAC CTGAGCGTGCGAGGGAAGAACAAGAAGGAGAAGCTGGAGGACTTCTTCAAAAACGTGGTGAAGTCGGCAGACGGCGTCCTGGTGGCGGGCGTCAAG GACGTGGACGACTTTTTCGAGCACGAGAAGACTTTTTTGCTGGAGTATCACAACAGAGTGAAAGACGCCTCGGCCAAGTCGGACAGGATGATCCGCTCCCACAAGA ACGCCGCCGACGACATCAACAGAATGGCGTCGTGTTTGTACGCGTTGGGAACGCAGGACTCCACGGACCTGTGCAA GTTCTTCCTCAAAGTGTCGGAGCTCTTTGAGAAGACCAGG AAAATCGAAGCTCGGGTGGCCGCCGACGAGGACTTGAAGTTGGCCGACTTGTTGAAATATTACCTGAGGGAGTCGCAGGCTGCAAAG GACCTTCTATACCGTCGGAGTAGAGCGCTGCTGGACTACGAGAACGCCAACAAGGCTTTGGACAAAGCTCGCGCCAAGAACCGCGACGTCCTCCAGGCGGACACCGGCCAGCAAGTGTGCTGCCGCAAGTTTGACAAGATCTCGGAGTCCGCCAAGCAAG AGCTTATCGACTTCAAGACGAGGCGAGTGGCAGCATTCAGGAAGAACCTGGTGGAGTTAGCGGAGCTGGAGCTTAAACATGCCAAG GGGAACTTACAGTTGTTCCAGAgctgcctgggagtcctgaaAGGAaacacttaa
- the psma3 gene encoding proteasome subunit alpha type-3 produces MSSIGTGYDLSASTFSPDGRVFQVEYAIKAVENSSTAIGIRCKDGVVFGVEKLVLSKLYEEGSNKRIFNIDRHVGMAVAGLLADARSLAEVARDEASNFRSSYGHDIPLKHLSERVAMYVHAYTLYSAVRPFGCSFILGSHDKDDGPQLYMVDPSGVSYGYWGCAIGKAKQAAKTEIEKLQMKDMTCKELVKEVAKIIYIVHDEVKDKAFELELSWVGEITNGRHVLVPKDVREEAEKYAKDSLEEEDDSDEDNM; encoded by the exons ATGAGTTCCATCGGGACCGGG TACGACCTGTCGGCGTCCACCTTCTCTCCCGACGGGCGGGTCTTCCAGGTGGAGTACGCCATCAAGGCCGTGGAGAACAGCAG CACCGCCATCGGGATCCGCTGTAAGGACGGCGTCGTCTTTGGCGTGGAGAAGCTGGTTTTGTCCAAGCTGTACGAGGAGGGCTCCAACAAACGCATCTTCAACATTGACCGACACGTCGGCAtg gcCGTCGCCGGCCTCCTGGCGGATGCTCGCTCGCTAGCCGAGGTGGCCCGCGACGAAGCGTCCAACTTCCGTTCCAGCTACGGCCACGACATCCCTCTCAAG CACCTGTCGGAGCGCGTGGCCATGTACGTGCACGCCTACACGCTCTACAGCGCCGTGCGGCCCTTCGGCTGCAG CTTCATCCTGGGGTCTCACGACAAAGACGACGGGCCGCAGCTCTACATGGTGGACCCCTCGGGCGTCTCTTAC GGCTACTGGGGCTGCGCCATCGGAAAAGCCAAACAAGCCGCCAAGACGGAAATTGAAAAGTTGCAG ATGAAGGACATGACGTGCAAGGAGCTCGTCAAAGAGGTCGCCAAAAT CATCTACATCGTTCACGACGAGGTGAAGGACAAAGCGTTCGAGTTGGAGCTCAGCTGGGTCGGAGAAA TCACGAACGGACGACACGTGCTCGTCCCCAAAGACGTCAGGGAGGAAGCGGAGAAATACGCCAAG GACTcgctggaggaggaggacgactcGGATGAAGACAACATGTGA
- the dek gene encoding protein DEK isoform X4 has protein sequence MLNLMSAPFVRHRHLCRMDFANFLFKHQSGDAVLNNMADRTSEAADEPPETSREDASAAKKSTSGDVIVEGKRAKKSVQRLDMQAPKHKEKLTIAQGNGDKLGDIPRTNFHIGKLKPEDLKPLHAILFERPGKTASIKKNLRLFNGFPFHAGSERYLKKRDKLLKNSHFTNTKLKLLCGILDLEKKGTRAELVERIVTFLLAPKNNGKVTRSKKRSRNSAKKTSPVRKRVKRDLADDDQKAEEEERPDGSGEDAGTDDTSDGDGPSDGELTETVRALLADADLRETTVKIICQRVFAAFPDHDLSGRKDFIRGAVKSLIT, from the exons atgctgaATTTGATGTCGGCGCCGTTCGTACGTCATCGCCATTTGTGTCGAATGGATTTTGCTAACTTTTTATTCAAGCATCAGA GCGGCGACGCGGTTCTGAACAACATGGCGGACCGAACGTCGGAAGCTGCGGACGAGCCGCCGGAGACGTCGCGGGAAGATGCGTCCGCCGCCAAGAAAAGCACGTCAG GCGACGTGATTGTGGAGGGGAAGCGCGCCAAGAAGAGCGTCCAGCGACTGGACATGCAAGCGCCCAAACACAAGGAGAAGCTGACCATCGCGCAAG GAAACGGCGACAAGCTGGGAGACATCCCGCGCACCAACTTCCACATCGGCAAACTCAAGCCCGAAGACCTCAAGCCTCTGCACGCCATCTTGTTTGAGCGGCCGGGGAAG ACGGCGAGCATCAAGAAGAACTTGCGCCTCTTCAACGGCTTCCCGTTCCACGCGGGCAGCGAGCGCTACCTCAAGAAGCGAGACAAACTCCTCAA GAACTCGCACTTCACCAACACCAAACTCAAGCTGCTCTGCGGCATCCTGGACCTGGAGAAGAAAGGGACTCGGGCGGAACTGGTGGAGCGGATCGTCACCTTCTTGCTAGCGCCCAAGAACAACGGAAAG GTGACCCGCTCCAAAAAGCGCTCCAGGAACTCGGCCAAGAAGACTTCGCCTGTGCGCAAGCGAGTCAAGAGGGACCTCGCTGACGACGACCAgaag gccgaggaggaggagcgaCCCGACGGCAGCGGCGAGGACGCCGGCACAG ACGACACGTCGGACGGGGACGGGCCGAGCGACGGCGAGCTGACGGAGACGGTTCGCGCGCTCCTCGCCGACGCCGACCTCCGGGAGACCACCGTGAAGATCATCTGCCAGCGG GTGTTCGCCGCCTTTCCTGACCACGATCTGAGCGGCAGGAAGGACTTCATCAGAGGCGCCGTCAAGTCT CTCATCACGTGA
- the dek gene encoding protein DEK isoform X3, with protein sequence MADRTSEAADEPPETSREDASAAKKSTSGDVIVEGKRAKKSVQRLDMQAPKHKEKLTIAQGNGDKLGDIPRTNFHIGKLKPEDLKPLHAILFERPGKTASIKKNLRLFNGFPFHAGSERYLKKRDKLLKNSHFTNTKLKLLCGILDLEKKGTRAELVERIVTFLLAPKNNGKRLPVKKKKRSKRKAAAAEDSVANGKKTKSEAKSGRVSLAGPKKSKAGSKSKAIVMDSSSDDEDREEKAADGEASHAGDESTRKSPDQVTRSKKRSRNSAKKTSPVRKRVKRDLADDDQKAEEEERPDGSGEDAGTDDTSDGDGPSDGELTETVRALLADADLRETTVKIICQRVFAAFPDHDLSGRKDFIRGAVKSLIT encoded by the exons ATGGCGGACCGAACGTCGGAAGCTGCGGACGAGCCGCCGGAGACGTCGCGGGAAGATGCGTCCGCCGCCAAGAAAAGCACGTCAG GCGACGTGATTGTGGAGGGGAAGCGCGCCAAGAAGAGCGTCCAGCGACTGGACATGCAAGCGCCCAAACACAAGGAGAAGCTGACCATCGCGCAAG GAAACGGCGACAAGCTGGGAGACATCCCGCGCACCAACTTCCACATCGGCAAACTCAAGCCCGAAGACCTCAAGCCTCTGCACGCCATCTTGTTTGAGCGGCCGGGGAAG ACGGCGAGCATCAAGAAGAACTTGCGCCTCTTCAACGGCTTCCCGTTCCACGCGGGCAGCGAGCGCTACCTCAAGAAGCGAGACAAACTCCTCAA GAACTCGCACTTCACCAACACCAAACTCAAGCTGCTCTGCGGCATCCTGGACCTGGAGAAGAAAGGGACTCGGGCGGAACTGGTGGAGCGGATCGTCACCTTCTTGCTAGCGCCCAAGAACAACGGAAAG CGTCTTcccgtgaagaagaagaagcgatcCAAGAggaaagcggcggcggcggaggactCGGTCGCCAACGGCAAGAAGACGAAGAGCGAGGCCAAGAGCGGCCGCGTCTCCTTGGCCGGTCCCAAAAAGTCCAAAGCAGGAAGCAAGTCCAAGGCCATCGTCATGGACTCCAGCAGCGACGACGAGGACCGCGAGGAGAAAGCGGCGGACGGCGAAGCTTCGCACGCGGGGGACGAGTCCACCCGAAAAAGTCCGGATCAG GTGACCCGCTCCAAAAAGCGCTCCAGGAACTCGGCCAAGAAGACTTCGCCTGTGCGCAAGCGAGTCAAGAGGGACCTCGCTGACGACGACCAgaag gccgaggaggaggagcgaCCCGACGGCAGCGGCGAGGACGCCGGCACAG ACGACACGTCGGACGGGGACGGGCCGAGCGACGGCGAGCTGACGGAGACGGTTCGCGCGCTCCTCGCCGACGCCGACCTCCGGGAGACCACCGTGAAGATCATCTGCCAGCGG GTGTTCGCCGCCTTTCCTGACCACGATCTGAGCGGCAGGAAGGACTTCATCAGAGGCGCCGTCAAGTCT CTCATCACGTGA